One Brassica napus cultivar Da-Ae chromosome C4, Da-Ae, whole genome shotgun sequence genomic region harbors:
- the LOC106420568 gene encoding protein XAP5 CIRCADIAN TIMEKEEPER, with protein sequence MSGMGDGYVGTSQDGVRIRRLQKQREAERRKIQELKSKTASGQEQSGLLQFGSSSCEILDTAFKKETVGLVTREEYVEKRVNIRNKFEEEEKEKLQKLLQEEEELQQQKRNKKRKIKGSSRLSFSEDLDDDSDGDDGENTNLRFGKLGKDPSVETNFLPDSEREAEEQAERERLKKQWTREQEQIKNEPLQITYSYWDGTGHRRVIQVRKGDAIGNFLRAVQQQLAPDFREIRTTSVENLLYVKEDLIIPHQHSFYELIINKARGKSGPLFHFDVHEDVRTIADATIEKDESHAGKVVERHWYEKNKHIFPASRWEIYDPTKKWERYTVHGN encoded by the exons ATGTCGGGAATGGGGGACGGGTACGTGGGTACGTCGCAAGATGGGGTGAGGATACGGAGGCTGCAGAAGCAAAGAGAGGCTGAACGGCGTAAGATCCAGGAGTTGAAGAGCAAGACTGCCTCCGGGCAGGAGCAATCAGGTCTTCTCCAATTCGGCTCCAGCTCTTGCGAG ATTCTTGACACTGCTTTTAAGAAGGAAACGGTCGGTTTAGTCACCAGAGAGGAATATGTCGAGAAG AGGGTTAATATTCGTAATAagttcgaggaagaagagaaggagaagttGCAGAAGCTACTCCAAGA GGAAGAGGAGCTTCAACAACAGAAGCGTAACAAGAAGAGAAAGATCAAGGGAAGCTCCCGCTTATCTTTTTCTGAAGATCTTGACGATGACAGTGATGGAGATGATGGAGAAAACA CGAACTTGCGCTTCGGAAAACTTGGCAAGGACCCCTCAGTCGAAACCAATTTCCTGCCTGACAG TGAGCGGGAGGCAGAGGAACAAGCTGAACGCGAAAGGCTAAAGAAGCAGTGGACTCGTGAACAAGAGCAGATTAAAA ACGAGCCTCTTCAGATTACTTATAGTTACTGGGATGGGACGGGGCATAGAAGAGTTATCCAG GTCCGAAAGGGTGACGCAATTGGGAATTTTCTAAGGGCAGTTCAACAGCAGCTTGCCCCTGACTTCAGGGAGATCCGGACGACATCAGTTGAGAATTTGTTATACGTAAAAGAAGATCTTATAATCCCACAT CAACACAGTTTCTACGAGCTGATCATTAACAAGGCTAGGGGGAAGAGTGGACCG CTGTTTCACTTTGATGTGCATGAAGACGTGAGAACAATTGCAGATGCAACGATCGAGAAAGACGAG TCGCATGCGGGGAAAGTGGTGGAGAGGCATTGGTACGAGAAGAACAAGCATATATTCCCTGCTTCCAGATGGGAG ATATACGACCCGACGAAGAAATGGGAACGGTACACAGTCCATGGGaattga
- the LOC125586308 gene encoding proline-rich protein 2-like: protein MRILSGRGGGAFCLLFVIVLCSAVRSLGRDVDVVGFAESNKKIKSPHSYLGLRVTIECKAAETKDHFVTRGSGEVDETGKFTLNIPHDDMVGEDGNLKEACYAQLHSASGNPCPAHDGLEASKIVILSKDGEKHVLGIKQNLKFSPELCFSKFLWDMPKFPLPPPLKVPPFPKIKKPCPPKIKLPPFLPIYKPPVVIPKKPCPPKIAHKPSVPIYKPPVPIYKPPVVIPKKPCPPLPKPIYKPPVHIYKPPVVIPKKPCPPKAPVHYKPIYKPPVPIYKPPVVIPKKPCPPKVKVPIYKPPVPIYKPIYKPPVVIPKKPCPPLPKLPPFPPKYIPHPKFGKWPPFPSHP, encoded by the exons ATGAGGATACTATCGGGACGCGGGGGAGGTGCTTTCTGCCTCCTCTTTGTGATTGTTCTTTGTTCCGCCGTTCGTTCTCTCGGCCGTGACGTCGATGTCGTCGGCTTCGCCGAAAGTAACAAGAAGATCAAGAGCCCCCACTCATACTTGG GACTCCGAGTAACCATAGAATGCAAGGCGGCCGAGACAAAAGATCACTTTGTTACAAGAGGAAGCGGAGAAGTTGACGAGACAGGAAAGTTTACTCTCAATATTCCACATGATGACATGGTTGGAGAAGATGGAAACCTAAAAGAAGCTTGCTATGCTCAGCTTCACAGCGCTTCCGGGAACCCTTGTCCAGCACACGACGGCCTCGAGGCCTCTAAGATCGTGATTTTATCGAAGGATGGAGAAAAACACGTGTTGGGGATCAAACAAAATCTTAAATTCTCACCGGAACTTTGCTTCTCAAAGTTCTTGTGGGATATGCCCAAGTTCCCTTTGCCCCCACCGCTTAAAGTTCCTCCATTTCCTAAGATCAAAAAGCCTTGTCCCCCAAAGATAAAGCTTCCACCATTCCTCCCAATTTACAAGCCACCGGTGGTGATCCCCAAGAAGCCGTGCCCACCAAAGATCGCACACAAACCTTCAGTGCCCATCTACAAGCCGCCAGTACCTATCTACAAGCCGCCAGTGGTGATCCCAAAGAAACCATGTCCGCCACTTCCCAAGCCGATCTACAAGCCCCCAGTGCATATCTACAAGCCACCGGTGGTGATTCCAAAGAAGCCGTGTCCGCCAAAAGCTCCGGTGCATTACAAACCGATCTACAAGCCTCCGGTGCCCATCTACAAACCACCGGTGGTGATTCCAAAGAAGCCGTGTCCGCCTAAAGTTAAGGTGCCAATCTACAAGCCGCCGGTGCCCATATACAAACCAATCTACAAGCCACCAGTGGTGATTCCAAAGAAACCGTGTCCACCACTTCCGAAGCTTCCGCCTTTCCCACCTAAATACATCCCACACCCTAAGTTTGGGAAATGGCCTCCTTTCCCTTCTCATCCTTGA
- the LOC125586309 gene encoding probable magnesium transporter NIPA6, whose amino-acid sequence MESDNGKGLILAVASSVFIGSSFIVKKKGLKRAAANGTRAGYGGYTYLLEPLWWAGMVTMIVGEAANFVAYIYAPAVLVTPLGALSIIISAVLAHFLLKEKLKKMGVLGCVSCIVGSVVIVIHAPKEQTPNSVQEIWNLATQPAFLVYVAITMSIVLALILHFEPICGQTNILVYIGICSLMGALTVMSIKAIGIAIKLTMEGVNQIGYPQTWIFFMVAATCVVTQLIYLNKALDTFNAAIVSPVYYVMFTTLTIVASAIMFKDWSGQDAASIASEICGFITVLTGTMILHGTKEEEQQASSDLIFGSSETVRWYESRKSRNEEHLITLYSPEY is encoded by the exons atggagtcgGACAATGGGAAGGGGTTGATACTAGCAGTGGCGTCTAGTGTTTTCATTGGCTCCAGCTTCATCGTTAAGAAGAAAGGTCTCAAGCGTGCTGCTGCCAACGGGACCCGTGCAG GGTATGGAGGTTATACATACTTACTTGAGCCTCTTTGGTGGGCGGGCATGGTCACTA TGATTGTTGGAGAAGCTGCAAACTTTGTGGCCTACATCTATGCACCAGCTGTACTTGTCACTCCTCTTGGTGCTTTAAGTATAATCATCAGTGCTGTTTTGGCGCATTTCTTGTTAAAAGAAAAGCTTAAGAAAATGGGGGTTCTTGGATGTGTTTCTTGCATCGTCGGCTCCGTTGTTATCGTCATTCACGCTCCTAAGGAGCAGACTCCTAACTCCGTCCAAGAAATATGGAATCTGGCAACTCAGCCAGCTTTTCTAGTTTACGTAGCCATAACCATGTCGATTGTCCTTGCTTTGATTCTGCACTTTGAACCTATCTGCGGCCAAACCAACATTCTGGTTTATATTGGAATCTGTTCATTAATGGGTGCTCTCACT GTTATGAGCATAAAGGCCATTGGAATTGCGATAAAGTTAACAATGGAAGGAGTAAACCAGATCGGTTACCCACAGACATGGATTTTTTTCATGGTTGCAGCAACCTGTGTCGTTACACAATTAATTTATCTCAACAAG GCGTTGGATACATTCAATGCAGCAATTGTCTCTCCCGTGTACTATGTGATGTTCACAACTCTCACAATCGTTGCTAGTGCCATTATGTTCAAG GACTGGTCTGGGCAAGATGCAGCCAGTATAGCCTCTGAGATATGCGGATTCATCACTGTGCTCACAGGCACAATGATACTTCATGGGACCAAGGAAGAGGAACAGCAAGCTTCTTCTG ATTTGATATTTGGATCTTCAGAAACAGTAAGATGGTATGAGTCAAGAAAGAGCAGGAACGAAGAACACCTGATAACCCTGTACAGCCCTGAATACTAG
- the LOC106420596 gene encoding pentatricopeptide repeat-containing protein At2g21090, whose product MPISNPKKRPICVARSFLSSHAAKEELSQAVSRLESLTKQGIRLPFQVLASLLQRCGDTRSLKQGKWIHRHLKITGFKTPNTLLSNHLIAMYMKCGKPVDARKVFDKMHFRSLYSWNNMISGYVKSGMLTRARVVFDGMPERDVVSWNTMVIGYAQSGNLNEALWFYRELRRSGIKFNEFSFAGVLTACVKSRELGLSRQAHGQVLVAGFISNVVLSCSIIDAYAKCGQMESARRRFDEMAVKDNYIWTTLISGYAKLGDMESAKELFTKMPEKIPVSWTALIAGYVRQGSGDHALALFRKMIALRVKPEQFTFSSCLCASASLRHGKQIHGYMIRTNVVPNAIVVSSLIDMYSKSGSLEASERVFDRYGDKQDCVLWNTMISALAHHGLGHKALRMLDGMIKIGVRPNRTTLVVILSACSHSGLVEEGVRWFDSMTVDYRIVPDQEHYACLIDLLGRAGCFKELMSRMEKMPFKPDEHIWNAILGVSRIHGNVELGKKAAEELIRLDPESSAPYVLLSSIHADQGNWESVEKLRGIMKKRRVNKEKAGSWIGIGEKVETFRVSDGWHHPRKKEIYSILHNLAALMEEEEASRT is encoded by the coding sequence ATGCCCATCAGTAACCCTAAGAAACGGCCCATCTGTGTCGCGCGATCGTTTCTCAGCAGCCACGCCGCCAAAGAAGAGCTCTCTCAAGCGGTGTCTCGTCTCGAGTCCCTGACGAAACAAGGGATTCGCTTACCCTTCCAAGTCCTTGCCTCTCTCCTCCAGCGCTGCGGAGACACGAGGTCCTTGAAACAAGGCAAATGGATTCATCGCCACTTGAAGATCACCGGATTCAAGACGCCCAACACGCTTTTATCCAATCATCTGATCGCAATGTACATGAAATGCGGTAAACCCGTCGACGCCCGTAAAGTGTTCGACAAAATGCATTTCAGAAGCTTGTACTCGTGGAACAATATGATCTCCGGGTACGTCAAATCAGGGATGTTGACTCGTGCGCGGGTGGTGTTCGATGGTATGCCCGAGAGGGATGTCGTCTCGTGGAACACGATGGTCATTGGTTACGCTCAGAGTGGGAATCTAAACGAAGCTCTGTGGTTTTATAGAGAGCTGAGGAGATCTGGGATCAAATTCAACGAGTTCAGCTTCGCGGGGGTTTTGACTGCTTGTGTGAAATCGAGAGAGCTCGGGCTCAGCCGGCAAGCTCACGGGCAGGTTCTTGTCGCTGGGTTTATCTCAAATGTGGTGCTTTCGTGTTCTATCATCGATGCTTATGCTAAATGTGGTCAGATGGAGAGCGCTCGAAGACGTTTCGATGAGATGGCAGTCAAGGATAATTATATCTGGACTACTCTCATCTCTGGATATGCCAAATTAGGTGATATGGAATCAGCTAAGgagttattcacgaaaatgcctgAGAAAATCCCAGTTTCTTGGACAGCATTAATTGCTGGATATGTTAGACAAGGCTCAGGGGACCACGCGCTCGCCCTGTTCAGAAAAATGATTGCTTTGAGGGTTAAACCTGAGCAGTTTACTTTCAGCAGCTGTCTCTGTGCATCTGCGTCTCTTAGACACGGGAAGCAAATTCATGGCTACATGATCCGTACGAATGTTGTACCCAATGCGATTGTTGTCAGTTCTTTGATCGATATGTACTCCAAATCAGGGAGTTTAGAAGCCAGCGAGCGGGTTTTCGATCGTTACGGCGACAAACAAGACTGTGTCCTGTGGAACACGATGATCTCTGCATTAGCGCATCACGGGCTTGGCCACAAGGCCTTGCGCATGCTTGATGGAATGATCAAGATCGGAGTCCGCCCGAACCGGACGACTCTGGTTGTGATTCTCAGTGCCTGCAGTCACTCAGGTCTGGTAGAGGAAGGAGTCAGGTGGTTTGATTCAATGACTGTTGATTACAGGATCGTTCCCGACCAAGAACATTACGCTTGTCTGATAGATCTCCTAGGTCGTGCCGGTTGTTTTAAAGAGTTGATGAGCAGGATGGAGAAAATGCCTTTTAAACCGGACGAGCATATCTGGAATGCGATCCTTGGGGTATCCAGGATCCATGGAAATGTGGAATTGGGAAAGAAAGCGGCGGAAGAGCTGATCAGACTGGACCCTGAGTCGTCTGCGCCATACGTATTACTGTCGAGCATTCACGCAGATCAGGGAAACTGGGAATCAGTAGAGAAGTTGAGAGGGAttatgaagaagagaagggTGAACAAAGAGAAAGCTGGTAGTTGGATTGGAATCGGGGAGAAAGTTGAAACTTTCAGAGTCTCAGACGGGTGGCATCATCCTCGTAAAAAAGAGATCTACTCCATTCTGCACAATCTGGCTGCACtaatggaagaagaagaggcttCAAGAACATGA